A genome region from Eurosta solidaginis isolate ZX-2024a chromosome 2, ASM4086904v1, whole genome shotgun sequence includes the following:
- the yip2 gene encoding 3-ketoacyl-CoA thiolase, mitochondrial, protein MSAVTKGIYIVAAKRTAFGTFGGSLKNISQTQLQATVAKAALDSAGLRGEQVDTVIIGNVIASSSTDGIYLPRHVGLHCGVPIEKPALGINRLCGSGFQSIVNGAQDILVGSAKVALTGGVENMSQAPFIVRNVRFGATLGANYNFEDALWAGLTDTYCKLPMALTAENLAEQSKISRERVDEFSLRSQQNWAKAQKEGAFNAEITPIKLKVKGKEVDFAVDEHPRPQTTIEGLAKLLPLFKKNGIVTAGTASGICDGAGAVIVASEDAVKEYNLKPLARLVAYSYVGVKPEIMGYGPVPAIQNVLKVSGKKLEDIDRIEINEAFAAQTLACADALGLDMSNLNVNGGAIALGHPLGASGSRITGHLAHEMQRKKLKYTIGSACIGGGQGIAVLLESV, encoded by the exons GTATTTACATTGTTGCCGCTAAGCGTACTGCTTTTGGTACTTTCGGTGGATCTTTAAAGAATATTAGCCAAACTCAATTGCAAGCGACCGTTGCCAAGGCTGCATTGGACTCTGCTGGTTTGCGTGGTGAGCAAGTTGATACTGTGATTATTGGCAATGTAATTGCG TCTTCCTCCACAGATGGCATCTATCTACCTCGTCATGTTGGTCTTCATTGTGGTGTGCCAATTGAAAAACCCGCGCTTGGAATCAATCGTCTCTGCGGTTCTGGCTTTCAGTCTATTGTTAATGGCGCCCAAGATATTCTTGTGGGAAGTGCTAAAGTTGCACTAACAGGCGGCGTTGAAAATATGTCCCAGGCCCCCTTTATCGTGCGTAATGTTCGTTtcggcgccacgttgggcgctaACTACAATTTTGAAGATGCTCTTTGGGCGGGACTCACAGACACATATTGCAAATTGCCAATGGCTTTAACAGCCGAAAATCTAGCTGAGCAATCGAAAATCTCAAGAGAACGTGTTGATGAGTTTTCACTTCGATCACAACAAAATTGGGCGAAAGCACAAAAGGAGGGTGCATTCAATGCCGAAATCACACCAATAAAACTGAAGGTGAAGGGCAAAGAGGTAGATTTTGCAGTCGATGAACATCCACGTCCACAAACAACAATCGAAGGACTAGCAAAGTTGCTACCGTTGTTTAAGAAAAATGGTATCGTTACGGCCGGAACAGCATCG GGTATTTGTGATGGTGCTGGTGCTGTTATTGTCGCATCGGAAGATGCGGTCAAGGAGTATAACCTTAAACCGTTAGCGCGTTTAGTCGCGTATTCATATGTTGGTGTGAAACCCGAAATTATGGGCTATGGTCCTGTGCCAGCCATACAAAATGTACTAAAAGTTAGTGGCAAAAAATTGGAGGATATTGACCGAATTGAG ATCAACGAAGCTTTTGCTGCTCAAACGCTTGCCTGTGCTGATGCTCTTGGTTTGGATATGTCAAATCTGAATGTTAATGGTGGTGCAATTGCTTTGGGTCATCCATTAGGAGCTAGCGGCTCAAGAATCACCGGCCATTTAGCGCACGAGATGCA ACGCAAAAAATTGAAGTACACTATAGGTTCAGCCTGTATTGGAGGCGGGCAAGGTATTGCTGTATTACTGGAATCTGTCTGA